GCGCACACGGTGCCCGGCGTGTTGCTGTATGAAGCATCTGCACGTTTGGAGGCGTAAGGCTCGCCGGTCAGTTTTAGCACATCCTTACCGTGGACCTGCTCCAGCCAGACTGGCTTTGACGGCAGATTGCCCGCAGCAAACAGTCGTTTGCGGTTCTCTTCAACCTGCTCAGGGTTATCGCCGCAATGGGCGCCCAGATTCAGCGAATCGTAAGGCGGCATACTGACTCCGCCAATACGGGTAGAACTACACGCCGCAACACCTTGCGGTAGCGGCCACTGCGGGACAATTAGCTTACTCATAGCCAGGCAATATCATCCTTATGTTCTTCGAAATCAGCGCGCATCACTTCAATCAACCGCACCATATCTTGTGGAATCGGCGCATGCCATTCCATCTCGATACCGGAAATCGGGTGATACAAACGCAGCATGGTCGCGTGCAGCGCCTGACGGTCAAATTTACGCAGCTCGGAGATAAATTCGTCAGAAGCACCTTTCGGTGGACGCGGACGTCCGCCGTAGACCTGATCGCCCACCAGCGGATGGGTGATATGAGCCATGTGCACGCGGATCTGGTGCGTACGTCCGGTTTCCAGACGCAACCGCAGACGCGTGTGCACACGGAAGTGTTCCATAATGCGATAGTGCGTCACCGCCGGTTTACCCATTGGGTGTACCGCCATATGCGTACGCTTGGTCGGGTGACGACTAATCGGTTCCTCAACGGTTCCACCAGCTGTCATGTGACCAATCGCCACGGCCTCGTACTCACGGGTAATTTCACGCAGTTGCAGCGACTCCACCAGACGCGTTTGCGCCGGAACGGTTTTTGCTACTACCATTAATCCGGTCGTGTCTTTATCCAGACGATGCACGATACCGGCACGAGGAACATCCGCGATTGGCGGGTAGTAATGCAATAATGCATTCAATACCGTGCCATCAGGGTTTCCGGCGCCCGGATGCACCACGAGGTCACGAGGTTTGTTGATGACAAGAATATCGTCATCTTCATAAACGATATCCAGCGGGATATCCTGAGGCTCAAAACGAACCTCTTCATCAATTTCTGCATTGATGGAGACACGCTCTCCACCCAACACTTTTTCTTTCGGTTTATCGCAAAGATTGCCATTTACCAGCACGCGCTGGTCGAGGATCCATTCTTTTATGCGCGATCGCGAATAATCAGGGAACAATTCGGCCAAAGCCTGATCTAAGCGTTGACCGAGCTGATTTTCGGAGACTGTTGCGGTGAGTTCTACTCGTTGTGCCATAAACTGCTTCTTCGTTTAACGTTGGGTTTTACGGCTTTGCCGTTTAATATAGTGTGCTATTGTAGCTGGTCTTAACCGGGAGCAGGAACAGAGAATCTCCCGTATTACATTTTGAGGAAAGTCAAAACGTCATGACGCGCATGAAATATCTGGTGGCAGCAGCCACGTTGAGCCTGTTTTTGGCGGGTTGCTCTGGTTCAAAGGAAGAGGTGCCCGATAATCCGCCAAATGAAATCTACGCGACTGCTCAGCAAAAGCTGCAGGACGGTAACTGGAAACAGGCAATAACGCAATTGGAAGCGTTGGATAACCGTTATCCATTTGGACCGTATTCTCAGCAGGTGCAATTAGATCTCATCTACGCCTACTACAAAAACGCCGATCTGCCACTTGCTCAGGCTGCCATCGATCGTTTTATCCGTCTTAATCCGACACACCCTAACATTGATTATGTCATGTATATGCGTGGCCTGACCAATATGGCGTTGGATGATAGCGCTCTGCAAGGATTCTTCGGTGTTGATCGCAGCGATCG
The Citrobacter arsenatis DNA segment above includes these coding regions:
- the bamD gene encoding outer membrane protein assembly factor BamD; the encoded protein is MTRMKYLVAAATLSLFLAGCSGSKEEVPDNPPNEIYATAQQKLQDGNWKQAITQLEALDNRYPFGPYSQQVQLDLIYAYYKNADLPLAQAAIDRFIRLNPTHPNIDYVMYMRGLTNMALDDSALQGFFGVDRSDRDPQHARAAFNDFSKLVRGYPNSQYTTDATKRLVFLKDRLAKYEYSVAEYYTARGAWVAVVNRVEGMLRDFPDTEATRNALPLMEKAYRQMQMNAQAEKVAKIIAANSSNT
- the rluD gene encoding 23S rRNA pseudouridine(1911/1915/1917) synthase RluD is translated as MAQRVELTATVSENQLGQRLDQALAELFPDYSRSRIKEWILDQRVLVNGNLCDKPKEKVLGGERVSINAEIDEEVRFEPQDIPLDIVYEDDDILVINKPRDLVVHPGAGNPDGTVLNALLHYYPPIADVPRAGIVHRLDKDTTGLMVVAKTVPAQTRLVESLQLREITREYEAVAIGHMTAGGTVEEPISRHPTKRTHMAVHPMGKPAVTHYRIMEHFRVHTRLRLRLETGRTHQIRVHMAHITHPLVGDQVYGGRPRPPKGASDEFISELRKFDRQALHATMLRLYHPISGIEMEWHAPIPQDMVRLIEVMRADFEEHKDDIAWL